Sequence from the Paenibacillus riograndensis SBR5 genome:
GGAAATGCTCGAACTACTGGTAGAGAGATACAAGGATGACTTGTACCGGTTCTGCCGCCACCTCACCCTAAATGCCCTGGAAGCGGAGGATTTGTTTCAGGAGGTGTGGGTGCGGGTAATCCGCAAGCTGGATCGTTACGATCCGGAGCGGTCTTTTAAGGCATGGCTGTTTCAGGTGACCCTGAATATGTACCGGGACAGCTACCGGAAATGGAAAAAGCTTTATGAACGTCTTACCGGAGAAGCATCCTGCCGTGTTCCGCTTCTTGAGCTCCGGGACGGGGCGCCGCTGACGGAGGAGCAAATCCTGCGCAATGAAAGGTATGCCCGCTTGGAAGAAGGACTCTGCAAGCTGCCAAAGCGGTATTTGAGCCCGCTGGTGCTCTACTATTATGAGGAATTTAGTTATGAGGAGATCGGGAAAATGCTGGATATTCCAATAGGGACGGTCAAATCGAGGCTGAATCAGGGCAAAAAGCTGCTGCAGAAGGCTGTGGAG
This genomic interval carries:
- a CDS encoding RNA polymerase sigma factor, translated to MVTDKQLIEGYRTGRREMLELLVERYKDDLYRFCRHLTLNALEAEDLFQEVWVRVIRKLDRYDPERSFKAWLFQVTLNMYRDSYRKWKKLYERLTGEASCRVPLLELRDGAPLTEEQILRNERYARLEEGLCKLPKRYLSPLVLYYYEEFSYEEIGKMLDIPIGTVKSRLNQGKKLLQKAVEPWREEYR